In Thermomonas paludicola, the following are encoded in one genomic region:
- a CDS encoding DotU family type IV/VI secretion system protein: protein MARLLQHFSPVFSYGLALDEKVATNQASDTAVAVAARARELIERAKSVALADGKRPQMVDDATFAVVAWIDEIMARNPMWLTSGAVPLQVSMFTTNNAGNEFFAHLSALKQDQDEVREVYYHTLLCGFVGQYYYENGDTGELGKLKELHGRQLPVAPAQVHTLREEKITPQPYAVADPAGPRLPRQWDKTLLRIGALVALLIPVVYLVYILLAAPKPSITVPVQQVLAKFECSDLKPTVDEDSGIVKLSGYVSRPDDMASVKQQVAAIEGVKSVDAQLQLRIWPHCEVVKVLEAYKARNDDSGQHLAITPSTGHSDRFIEGENVIVKLQQPDYDGYLYVDYYTVNGGVAHIYPNAGEAGSGRLLKSLEQFEVGATPAKTWTVCAPFGQELITVIASPRPLYQDALPEIQTAQEYLPMLRKMLEANRGNSQLLAAHLFMQTEPETDPARKQQALAACQGPEDVAPQQEGAQ, encoded by the coding sequence ATGGCCAGACTTCTGCAACATTTCTCGCCGGTGTTTTCGTACGGGCTGGCGCTGGATGAAAAGGTCGCAACCAATCAAGCCAGCGACACCGCCGTGGCCGTCGCGGCGCGCGCGCGCGAGCTGATCGAGCGCGCCAAGTCGGTGGCGCTGGCCGATGGCAAGCGCCCGCAGATGGTGGACGACGCCACGTTTGCGGTGGTGGCCTGGATCGACGAGATCATGGCGCGCAACCCGATGTGGTTGACCAGCGGGGCGGTGCCGCTGCAGGTGTCGATGTTCACCACCAACAATGCCGGCAATGAGTTCTTCGCCCACCTGTCTGCGCTCAAGCAGGACCAGGACGAAGTGCGCGAGGTCTATTACCACACGTTGCTGTGCGGCTTCGTGGGGCAGTACTACTACGAGAACGGCGATACCGGCGAGTTGGGCAAGCTCAAGGAACTGCATGGCCGCCAGTTGCCGGTGGCACCGGCGCAGGTGCATACCTTGCGCGAGGAAAAAATCACCCCGCAGCCGTATGCGGTGGCCGACCCCGCCGGCCCGCGCTTGCCACGCCAGTGGGACAAGACCCTGCTTCGAATCGGCGCGCTGGTGGCGCTGCTGATTCCGGTGGTCTATCTGGTCTACATCCTGCTGGCGGCGCCCAAACCATCGATCACCGTGCCGGTGCAGCAGGTGCTGGCGAAGTTCGAATGCTCCGACCTCAAGCCCACGGTGGATGAGGACAGCGGCATCGTCAAACTCAGTGGCTATGTGTCGCGCCCCGACGACATGGCAAGCGTGAAGCAGCAGGTGGCCGCCATCGAAGGCGTGAAGTCCGTCGATGCCCAGTTGCAGTTGCGGATCTGGCCGCACTGCGAGGTGGTGAAGGTGCTGGAGGCGTACAAGGCGCGCAACGACGACAGCGGCCAGCATCTGGCCATTACCCCCAGTACCGGGCATTCCGACCGCTTCATCGAAGGCGAGAACGTGATCGTCAAACTGCAGCAGCCCGATTACGACGGCTATTTGTACGTCGACTACTACACGGTCAATGGTGGCGTGGCGCACATCTATCCCAATGCCGGCGAGGCCGGAAGCGGGCGTCTTCTGAAGTCGCTGGAGCAGTTCGAAGTGGGCGCCACGCCCGCCAAGACATGGACGGTGTGTGCGCCATTCGGGCAGGAGCTGATTACCGTGATCGCGTCGCCGCGGCCGCTCTACCAGGATGCGCTGCCTGAAATCCAGACGGCCCAGGAATACCTGCCGATGCTGCGCAAGATGCTGGAAGCCAACCGTGGCAATTCACAGTTGCTGGCAGCGCATCTGTTCATGCAGACCGAACCGGAAACCGACCCCGCCAGGAAGCAACAGGCGCTGGCGGCCTGCCAGGGGCCGGAAGACGTTGCGCCGCAACAGGAGGGTGCGCAATGA
- the tssK gene encoding type VI secretion system baseplate subunit TssK yields MAFGMSGDRQVHWGQGAFLSPQHLQAQDAWAQAARHALHLRMTPFPWGFEGLRLREDALASGVVDIEQFALVTRDGGRVCGGALETAGGNARVSQRNIAELRVTGNDPIPLWLVFNPERALQGLQQRESERLLARHVLATETLADPHDPQAPEADIDFLLYQANIITGLDENADAIVRGSDSYKFAEVLPAGPGKFKLSPDYIPPTTAIAASHNLARWTRSLRDLLVSRGQDFAAIKRQRGIRAASTSAQEVMRVLMMQAFARYIPLFQEHARLNSVSAYAMYLDLRRLVAEFSVFSEDIGYFGELAGNPRDTELPDYDHEDLRRCFRTGFDRAEALIKALTVGAEVGITLTHDGRFYRADLPVNLFESDKTRFYLAFESEQKGADLFARLSRTGKIASMDEMPRLLSAALFGLKIDLLPVPPEELPQKSANTTYFLVDTTHPFWQMIKNGRNIAVFSDLPPDSTVIKLFPVAGQE; encoded by the coding sequence ATGGCATTTGGCATGAGTGGGGATCGGCAGGTTCATTGGGGGCAAGGTGCCTTTCTCAGCCCGCAGCATCTGCAGGCGCAAGACGCATGGGCGCAGGCGGCCCGGCATGCGCTGCACTTGCGGATGACGCCGTTTCCGTGGGGTTTCGAAGGCTTGCGCTTGCGCGAAGACGCGCTGGCCAGCGGCGTCGTCGACATCGAGCAGTTCGCACTGGTCACGCGCGATGGAGGGCGGGTGTGTGGCGGCGCGTTGGAGACCGCCGGCGGCAATGCGCGGGTGTCCCAGCGCAACATCGCGGAATTGCGCGTGACCGGCAATGACCCGATCCCGCTGTGGTTGGTGTTCAATCCCGAACGTGCCTTGCAGGGATTGCAGCAGCGGGAGTCGGAACGGCTGCTGGCACGCCATGTGCTGGCGACGGAAACTCTGGCGGACCCGCATGATCCGCAGGCGCCGGAGGCGGACATCGATTTCCTGCTGTACCAGGCGAACATCATCACCGGCCTGGATGAGAACGCCGATGCCATCGTGCGCGGGTCGGACAGTTACAAGTTCGCGGAAGTGCTGCCGGCCGGGCCCGGCAAGTTCAAGCTTTCGCCAGACTACATCCCGCCCACCACCGCGATTGCCGCCTCGCACAACCTGGCGCGCTGGACCCGCAGCCTGCGTGATTTGCTGGTGTCGCGCGGGCAGGACTTCGCCGCGATCAAGCGCCAGCGCGGCATCCGCGCGGCCTCCACCAGCGCGCAGGAAGTGATGCGGGTGCTGATGATGCAGGCGTTTGCCCGTTACATCCCGCTATTCCAGGAACACGCAAGGCTGAACAGCGTGTCGGCCTATGCGATGTATCTGGATCTTCGCCGGCTGGTCGCCGAGTTTTCGGTGTTTTCCGAAGACATCGGCTATTTCGGCGAGCTGGCCGGCAATCCACGCGACACCGAGCTGCCCGATTACGACCACGAAGACCTGCGACGCTGCTTCCGGACCGGCTTCGATCGCGCCGAGGCGCTGATCAAGGCGTTGACCGTGGGCGCGGAGGTGGGCATCACGCTGACGCACGACGGCCGCTTCTATCGCGCCGACCTGCCGGTCAATCTGTTTGAAAGCGACAAGACCCGCTTCTACCTCGCATTCGAGTCCGAGCAGAAGGGCGCCGACCTGTTCGCGCGATTGTCGCGCACCGGCAAGATCGCCTCGATGGACGAAATGCCGCGATTGCTGTCGGCGGCACTGTTCGGCCTGAAGATCGACCTGTTGCCGGTTCCGCCCGAGGAGCTGCCGCAAAAGAGCGCGAACACCACGTACTTCCTGGTCGATACCACCCATCCCTTCTGGCAGATGATCAAGAACGGCCGCAACATCGCGGTGTTTTCCGATTTGCCGCCGGATTCGACCGTGATCAAGCTGTTCCCGGTCGCGGGCCAGGAGTGA
- a CDS encoding TraB/GumN family protein, translating to MPNIAASCTRVSPLPTVAGGLLAALLLALPCVAATAQPVPLETAVQAVRGVSAHAASDAAIAPLQDAPPPTVAPVEPAVDAIAKPGVGIATPLVPVRRERGVLFRVTPPHASSLPAESALGADATGSAPPQLANVTAAPVRDSYLLGTIHFGTPQEQGIDYDVLGKLLVDADSFVNEADVESPWKPEYDAYRWLAPETPLGGMISKDSLQKAQALLPAVRLQDLQRMKPWALLALLEARGESGSDATMDARLQQVARSAGKRLVHLETLEQQLQALDCVPSAEQAQVLEQRLRKSWILRIESAEAMAFYRSRNLDAWLDSIDRMEGLDETARAIEQRSRMCLLEDRNARWIGPLETLFQDGPGFVAVGAVHLVGPDGLIARLRRDGFKVEAVPL from the coding sequence ATGCCGAATATCGCTGCCAGCTGCACGCGCGTCTCGCCATTGCCCACGGTTGCCGGTGGGCTGCTGGCGGCGTTGTTGCTTGCCTTGCCCTGCGTTGCGGCGACCGCGCAGCCGGTGCCGTTGGAAACGGCGGTGCAGGCGGTGCGCGGCGTGTCCGCACATGCCGCCAGCGACGCCGCCATTGCGCCATTGCAGGATGCGCCGCCGCCAACCGTTGCACCCGTGGAGCCAGCGGTGGATGCAATCGCGAAGCCGGGTGTCGGCATTGCCACGCCACTCGTGCCAGTGCGCCGCGAGCGTGGCGTGCTGTTCCGGGTCACGCCGCCGCACGCGTCATCGTTGCCGGCCGAGTCCGCGCTGGGCGCGGATGCGACCGGCAGCGCGCCGCCCCAGCTGGCGAATGTGACGGCCGCGCCTGTGCGCGACAGCTATCTGCTCGGCACCATTCACTTCGGCACGCCGCAAGAGCAGGGGATCGACTACGACGTGTTGGGCAAGTTGCTGGTGGACGCCGACAGTTTCGTCAATGAAGCCGACGTGGAGTCGCCGTGGAAGCCGGAGTACGACGCCTACCGCTGGCTTGCGCCGGAGACACCGCTGGGCGGGATGATCAGCAAGGACAGCCTGCAGAAGGCGCAGGCCCTGCTGCCTGCCGTCCGGCTGCAGGACCTGCAGCGGATGAAGCCGTGGGCGCTGCTGGCGTTGCTGGAGGCGCGCGGTGAAAGCGGGAGCGACGCCACCATGGACGCGCGGCTGCAGCAGGTCGCGCGCAGCGCGGGCAAGCGGCTGGTGCATCTGGAAACACTGGAGCAGCAGTTGCAGGCGCTGGACTGCGTCCCGTCGGCCGAGCAGGCGCAGGTGCTGGAGCAGCGCCTGCGCAAGTCATGGATCTTGCGGATCGAATCGGCCGAGGCCATGGCGTTTTACCGCAGCCGGAACCTGGACGCGTGGCTGGACAGCATCGATCGCATGGAAGGCCTGGATGAGACGGCGCGGGCGATCGAGCAGCGCTCGCGGATGTGTTTGCTGGAAGACCGCAATGCCCGCTGGATCGGGCCGCTGGAGACCCTGTTCCAGGACGGTCCCGGCTTTGTCGCGGTGGGTGCGGTGCATCTGGTTGGGCCGGACGGATTGATCGCGCGCCTGCGCAGGGACGGGTTCAAGGTCGAAGCGGTGCCGCTGTGA
- a CDS encoding LuxR C-terminal-related transcriptional regulator, translated as MKVLLADDHRLIIEGVKLKLAELDPAVETVVAMNLEELEQAIAVHGASLDLVLLDIAMPGTQGHQHVAQLRADVPTLPVIVLSGSEDVELMRALMDMGVLGFIPKAYSPDVMLSAIRLVLAGGIYIPPLLLAHAQAQGWQPGSTPPAAASHSQPDIALDGLRSLLTERQVDVMRLLSQGKPNKLIARDLGISEGTVKIHLAAIFRALNVRNRVEAVVASRKLQGFL; from the coding sequence GTGAAAGTACTGCTGGCGGACGACCATCGCCTGATCATCGAAGGGGTCAAGCTCAAGCTGGCGGAGCTCGACCCGGCGGTGGAGACCGTGGTGGCGATGAATCTGGAGGAACTCGAACAGGCGATCGCCGTGCACGGCGCTTCACTGGACCTGGTCCTGCTGGACATCGCGATGCCCGGCACGCAAGGCCACCAGCACGTGGCCCAACTGCGCGCGGACGTCCCAACGCTGCCGGTCATCGTGCTGTCGGGGTCGGAGGATGTGGAGCTGATGCGCGCATTGATGGACATGGGCGTGCTGGGGTTCATCCCGAAAGCCTATTCACCGGACGTGATGCTGTCGGCCATTCGCCTGGTGCTGGCAGGCGGCATCTACATCCCGCCGCTGCTGCTGGCCCATGCGCAGGCGCAAGGCTGGCAGCCGGGCAGCACGCCGCCCGCTGCGGCGAGCCACTCGCAGCCAGACATCGCCCTGGATGGCTTGCGCAGCCTGCTGACCGAGCGCCAGGTCGACGTGATGCGCCTGCTTTCACAGGGCAAGCCGAACAAGCTGATCGCACGCGATCTGGGCATCAGCGAGGGCACCGTGAAAATCCATCTGGCGGCCATCTTCCGCGCACTGAATGTGCGTAATCGGGTCGAGGCCGTGGTCGCGTCACGCAAGCTGCAGGGCTTTCTGTAG
- a CDS encoding MltA domain-containing protein, with protein sequence MNRIPHPTSARLRSHLRTPLLIAGIAVSTLAAAQSTPNLPPQVPANPDLGPAFATRNAAYVPVLLDEIPGWGDEDLGEMQANFNTNCKAMKRRSAWAPLCARLARLPAGDDALRTFLHDEFYAYQMLTPTRSVTGKLTGYFEPLISGSLSRQGAYRYPIYGTPDDMYAVDSRTVAGQTSRWLKPVEGRLTGADAGEAGAREYRIDLAGASPNPRDKRYRVRIEGNTVRPYYTRQQIDASGIDAPVLAWVADPYKLYSMQIQGSGKIQLKDGGLIRLAYAEQNGQPFMPNATRGDSDAMLLAIKARGLDEPLEVDIPGATRGMKKPGGNAAVDAEVARIVAALQGGGTANGTATAAVTHTKARPKANRPAHAATATRPQVASADVEAMIQLLLHAPVADDTYIAPAEGLTATAPAPAATGSSGAAASGKSARMDMSAFEGVAGAKPAGQAVGSGTAVPSTGIPDPSYVFFRRIGDGPEGPIGALGVPLSAGRSMAVDPRATPLGAPVFIAGTQPGGGAPMRRLMFAQDTGGAIRGSVRGDFFWGFGDKAGKMALATNQPVQMWLLLPKSVAGSAAASGIKTRGGHADLRDCAVPDDELCVEE encoded by the coding sequence ATGAATCGCATCCCGCACCCCACCAGCGCCCGCCTGCGGTCGCACTTGCGCACGCCGCTGCTGATCGCCGGCATTGCCGTCAGCACGCTGGCTGCCGCCCAAAGCACGCCGAACCTGCCGCCGCAGGTGCCGGCCAATCCCGATCTCGGGCCGGCATTCGCCACCCGCAACGCGGCCTACGTGCCCGTTCTGCTGGATGAGATCCCCGGCTGGGGCGACGAGGATCTCGGCGAGATGCAGGCCAACTTCAACACCAACTGCAAGGCAATGAAGCGGCGCAGCGCATGGGCACCCCTGTGCGCCCGGCTTGCCAGGCTGCCGGCCGGCGACGACGCGCTGCGGACATTCCTGCACGATGAGTTCTATGCCTACCAGATGCTGACCCCCACCCGCAGCGTCACCGGCAAGCTGACCGGCTATTTCGAGCCGCTGATCTCCGGTTCGCTGAGCCGGCAGGGGGCGTATCGGTATCCCATCTACGGCACGCCCGACGACATGTATGCTGTGGACTCCCGTACCGTCGCCGGCCAGACATCGCGCTGGCTGAAGCCTGTGGAGGGTCGCTTGACCGGCGCCGACGCCGGCGAAGCGGGTGCCCGCGAATACCGCATCGATCTCGCTGGAGCGTCGCCCAACCCGCGCGACAAGCGCTATCGGGTACGTATTGAAGGCAATACCGTGCGCCCGTATTACACGCGCCAGCAAATCGATGCCAGCGGCATCGACGCCCCGGTGCTGGCGTGGGTCGCCGACCCCTACAAGCTCTATTCGATGCAAATCCAGGGCTCGGGCAAGATCCAGCTCAAGGACGGCGGGCTGATCCGCCTGGCCTATGCAGAGCAGAACGGACAGCCGTTCATGCCCAATGCCACGCGCGGCGACAGCGATGCCATGCTGTTGGCCATCAAGGCGCGGGGCCTGGACGAACCGCTGGAAGTGGACATCCCGGGCGCCACACGCGGCATGAAGAAGCCCGGCGGCAATGCCGCCGTGGATGCGGAAGTGGCGCGCATCGTGGCCGCCCTGCAGGGCGGCGGCACCGCCAACGGCACCGCCACGGCGGCAGTGACGCACACGAAGGCCAGGCCCAAAGCCAACCGCCCGGCACATGCGGCAACCGCCACGCGGCCGCAAGTCGCGTCTGCCGATGTCGAGGCGATGATCCAGTTGCTGCTGCACGCACCGGTCGCGGATGACACCTACATCGCCCCGGCTGAAGGCCTCACCGCTACCGCCCCTGCGCCCGCCGCCACTGGCAGTTCCGGCGCAGCGGCCTCCGGCAAAAGCGCAAGAATGGACATGTCCGCGTTCGAGGGCGTTGCTGGTGCCAAGCCCGCCGGGCAAGCCGTCGGCAGCGGTACGGCGGTGCCAAGCACCGGCATCCCGGATCCCAGCTACGTGTTCTTCCGGCGCATCGGTGACGGCCCGGAAGGCCCCATTGGCGCGCTTGGCGTGCCGCTCAGCGCCGGCCGTTCCATGGCCGTGGATCCGCGCGCCACGCCGCTGGGTGCGCCCGTCTTCATCGCCGGCACCCAACCGGGCGGCGGCGCGCCCATGCGGCGGCTGATGTTCGCCCAGGACACCGGCGGCGCCATTCGCGGCAGCGTGCGCGGCGACTTCTTCTGGGGCTTTGGCGACAAGGCCGGCAAGATGGCACTGGCCACCAACCAGCCCGTGCAAATGTGGCTGCTGCTGCCGAAGTCGGTCGCGGGCAGCGCGGCGGCCAGCGGCATCAAGACCCGCGGTGGCCATGCGGACTTGCGCGATTGCGCGGTTCCGGACGACGAACTCTGCGTCGAGGAGTGA
- the tssF gene encoding type VI secretion system baseplate subunit TssF: MLDELLPYYENELTYLRRLSKEFAAKYPKIAARLQMEGEVCEDPHVERMIESFSFLTARIHKKLDDEFPQITEAMLSVLYPHFLRPVPSMSIAQLQLAAGADINEMQELPRHSQLLTRPVQGLPIRYRTAYPVEVWPIRIAEAHLEAAERSAFAVTRNDTVATLRLRIEATGQQPLSRLPIRRLRLYLEGESPLVHALHELLLNSVATVTLRAPDDAPQVPPMRLSASALQPVGFGEEDALLDYDQRSFLGYRLLQEYFVLPEKFLFVDLTGLELSRFDRALEVAIEFNPFGRPERLQRLEQTISADTFRLFCTPVVNLFKQQGEPIRLSQERHDYQVVPDVRRPLGLEVYSVDWVRKFSRTPAGNDSVEFHPAYSVQHGLHDDGDGHYWYLQRRPSLLPNDDGSDVMLSLVDRDMNPRTPGVDTLSVSLTCTNRDLPSQLPFGGEDSLLQQEQGGVIASARLLKKPSATWRAPMRQANQWRLISHLSLNHLSIVEGGREALLEILNLYNFADSGTLRKQIGGITAVSGHPSVTRVGRAPRQAFVRGTEVELTFDENQYVGSGVYLMACVLDHFFGLYCTANSYTRLSVRSQQREDWMVRFAPRSGSLPLA; encoded by the coding sequence ATGCTCGACGAACTGCTGCCCTATTACGAAAATGAACTGACCTACCTGCGGCGATTGTCGAAGGAGTTCGCGGCGAAGTACCCGAAAATCGCCGCGCGCCTGCAGATGGAAGGCGAGGTCTGCGAAGACCCGCACGTCGAGCGGATGATCGAGTCGTTCTCGTTCCTGACCGCGCGCATCCACAAGAAGCTGGACGACGAATTTCCGCAAATCACCGAAGCCATGCTGTCGGTGCTGTACCCGCATTTCCTGCGCCCGGTGCCATCGATGTCCATCGCGCAGCTGCAGCTGGCGGCAGGAGCGGACATCAACGAGATGCAGGAGCTTCCGCGCCACAGCCAACTGCTGACTCGGCCGGTGCAGGGCCTGCCGATTCGCTACCGTACCGCCTATCCGGTGGAGGTGTGGCCGATCCGCATTGCCGAGGCGCACCTGGAGGCGGCAGAGCGCTCCGCGTTCGCAGTGACCCGCAACGACACCGTGGCCACCTTGCGCCTGCGCATCGAAGCCACCGGCCAGCAGCCGCTGTCGAGACTTCCGATCCGGCGCCTGCGCCTCTATCTGGAAGGCGAGAGCCCGCTGGTGCATGCCCTGCACGAACTGCTGCTGAATTCGGTGGCAACCGTCACCCTGCGCGCGCCCGATGACGCGCCGCAGGTGCCACCCATGCGGCTGTCCGCCTCCGCGCTGCAGCCGGTCGGCTTCGGCGAGGAAGACGCCCTGCTCGATTACGACCAGCGCTCGTTCCTCGGCTATCGCCTGCTTCAGGAATACTTCGTGCTTCCGGAAAAATTCCTGTTCGTGGATTTGACCGGGCTGGAGCTTTCGCGCTTCGACCGTGCGCTGGAAGTCGCCATCGAATTCAACCCGTTCGGCCGCCCGGAACGCCTGCAGCGGCTGGAACAAACCATCTCCGCCGACACCTTCCGCCTGTTCTGCACGCCAGTGGTGAACCTGTTCAAGCAGCAGGGAGAGCCGATCCGGCTGTCGCAGGAGCGCCACGACTATCAGGTCGTTCCCGACGTGCGCCGGCCACTGGGCCTGGAGGTCTATTCGGTGGACTGGGTACGCAAGTTCAGCCGCACCCCGGCCGGCAACGACTCGGTCGAGTTCCACCCCGCCTATTCGGTGCAGCACGGCCTGCACGACGACGGTGACGGCCACTATTGGTATCTGCAGCGCAGGCCATCGCTGCTGCCGAACGACGATGGGTCGGACGTGATGCTGAGCCTGGTGGATCGCGACATGAACCCGCGAACGCCGGGCGTGGACACGCTCTCGGTCAGCCTGACCTGCACCAACCGCGACCTGCCCTCGCAGCTGCCGTTTGGCGGCGAAGACAGCTTGCTGCAGCAGGAACAAGGCGGCGTGATCGCCAGCGCCCGCCTGCTGAAAAAGCCCAGCGCCACCTGGCGCGCGCCGATGCGGCAGGCCAACCAATGGCGGCTGATTTCGCATCTGTCGCTGAACCACCTGTCGATTGTCGAAGGCGGACGCGAGGCGCTGCTGGAGATCCTCAACCTCTACAACTTCGCCGACTCCGGAACCCTGCGCAAGCAGATCGGCGGCATCACCGCCGTTTCCGGGCACCCCTCGGTGACCCGGGTTGGCCGCGCGCCACGCCAGGCATTCGTGCGCGGAACCGAAGTCGAGCTGACCTTCGACGAGAATCAATACGTCGGCTCCGGCGTGTACCTGATGGCCTGCGTGCTCGATCACTTTTTCGGCCTGTACTGCACCGCCAATTCCTATACGCGGCTCAGCGTGCGCAGCCAGCAGCGGGAAGACTGGATGGTGCGGTTCGCGCCGCGCAGCGGGAGCCTGCCGCTGGCATGA
- the tssG gene encoding type VI secretion system baseplate subunit TssG yields the protein MSAATTAPAPPDGDIDPMQPALERLQAQPGRFGFFQAVRLLYSANGFDGRGSGARPGPLRFITPASLAFPSSELQSIEVGESNIRVCVNFIGLTGPSGVLPRNYTELLIARKINRDRSAQEFLDLFNHRLVALFWQAWAKHRPEIGRQFGFQNSVLRYLEHLVGLGTPALQARLHPARRPGSTAGAAASTLPGAALAYFSGLIAQRPHGERAIAQVVSAVVGAPVQSRSCLGTWQPIAADARTRLGRCNHGLGDGCVLGARYWDRQTTLRLTIGPLSSERFHALLPRGPRLADVIELTRFLTGLALDLRVQLSLAADQVPALRLGARGSDRPQLGWNTWLRGRRATTPANDCQFHFSAMGGQSWH from the coding sequence ATGAGCGCCGCAACCACCGCCCCAGCCCCGCCAGACGGCGACATCGACCCGATGCAGCCGGCGCTGGAGCGCCTGCAGGCGCAGCCGGGGCGGTTTGGCTTCTTCCAGGCGGTGCGCCTGCTGTACTCCGCGAACGGGTTCGATGGCCGCGGCAGCGGCGCCCGCCCCGGGCCGCTGCGCTTCATCACGCCGGCGTCGCTGGCGTTCCCGTCGTCGGAATTGCAGTCGATCGAGGTTGGCGAAAGCAATATCCGCGTGTGCGTGAACTTCATCGGCCTGACCGGCCCGTCTGGCGTCCTGCCTCGCAATTACACCGAACTGCTGATCGCCCGGAAAATCAACCGCGACCGCAGCGCACAGGAGTTCCTCGATCTCTTCAACCATCGCCTGGTCGCGCTGTTCTGGCAGGCATGGGCCAAGCATCGGCCGGAAATCGGCCGCCAGTTCGGCTTCCAGAATTCGGTGCTGCGTTACCTCGAACATCTGGTCGGGCTGGGAACACCGGCGCTGCAGGCGCGGCTGCACCCCGCCCGTCGCCCAGGCAGCACGGCCGGGGCCGCAGCAAGCACGCTGCCCGGCGCGGCACTGGCGTATTTTTCCGGCCTGATTGCACAGCGCCCGCACGGCGAGCGCGCCATCGCGCAAGTGGTCTCGGCCGTGGTGGGCGCACCGGTGCAGTCCCGCAGCTGCCTGGGCACCTGGCAGCCCATCGCGGCAGACGCGCGCACGCGGCTGGGCCGCTGCAACCATGGACTGGGCGATGGCTGCGTGCTGGGGGCCCGCTATTGGGATCGGCAGACCACGCTGCGCCTGACCATCGGCCCCCTGTCCAGCGAACGCTTCCATGCGCTGTTGCCGCGCGGGCCGCGGCTGGCCGACGTGATCGAACTGACACGCTTCCTGACCGGCCTGGCGCTGGATCTGCGCGTGCAACTCTCGCTTGCTGCCGACCAGGTTCCTGCGCTGCGCCTCGGCGCGCGCGGAAGCGATCGCCCGCAACTGGGCTGGAACACCTGGCTGCGCGGTCGTCGCGCCACAACGCCGGCAAACGACTGCCAATTCCACTTTTCCGCTATGGGAGGCCAATCATGGCACTGA